A portion of the Macrobrachium nipponense isolate FS-2020 chromosome 12, ASM1510439v2, whole genome shotgun sequence genome contains these proteins:
- the LOC135225029 gene encoding uncharacterized protein LOC135225029, which yields MARNVRFLLVLATAFVAILSPCTAQTANISVHFIGSLQFDFFMVPNMTFDIGQARVVLKGLNSCGCRLACGALKDGCKAWSLTHAMDGTTQCQIAQEGPLTIVPNKSENAEYFFKTSSFPGSYEWPADNLLYLLLDGTFSSQEAKKRCSMIPGHRLFIAKTQATYDYLSSLWSRYPSSPYFIADLVKKNQTEFVWGDGTTDHATPGKIFQNDVVEYNLFILYDKQIDDAQESHGPFRALCQVNPLGTE from the exons ATGGCACGGAATGTGCGCTTCTTGTTGGTGCTAGCCACTGCTTTTGTGGCTATTCTGTCACCATGCACTGCGCAAACAGCTAATATATCAGTGCATTTCATAGGATCTCTTCAGTTCGATTTCTTCATGGTACCAAACATGACCTTTGACATCGGACAGGCTAGGGTCGTACTCAAAGGATTGAATAGTT GTGGCTGCCGCTTAGCTTGTGGTGCCCTTAAGGACGGATgcaaagcttggtctttaactcACGCAATGGATGGAACCACCCAATGTCAAATTGCTCAAGAAGGACCCTTGACCATTGTACCTAATAAAAGTGAAAACGCTGAGTACTTCTTCAAGACGT CTAGCTTTCCTGGGAGTTATGAATGGCCGGCAGACAACCTTCTGTATCTTCTACTCGATGGGACTTTCTCTTCCCAAGAAGCAAAGAAACGTTGTTCAATGATTCCTGGCCACAGGCTCTTCATCGCTAAGACACAAGCAACCTATGATTACCTCTCTAGTCTTTGGTCAAGATACCCTTCGA GCCCTTATTTTATTGCGGACCTTGTCAAGAAGAATCAAACGGAATTCGTTTGGGGAGATGGAACAACTGACCATGCTACGCCtggaaaaatatttcagaacGACGTTGTTGAATATAATCTATTCATACTATATGATAAACAGATTGATGACGCACAAGAAAGTCATGGGCCCTTTCGAGCGCTTTGCCAAGTTAACCCATTAGGTACAGAATGA